One window from the genome of Nicotiana tomentosiformis chromosome 5, ASM39032v3, whole genome shotgun sequence encodes:
- the LOC138892750 gene encoding uncharacterized protein, producing MDFVVGLPWTLRKFYAVWVIVDRLTKSSHFIPVVITYSSERLAHIYIREIVRLHGAWDQLLPLAEFAYNNNFQSSIQIAHYEALYGRQCRSLVGWFDPGMARLLGTDLIHDALEKVLLRVSPMKGVMRFGKKGKLSPRYIVPFDMLERVGEMSYKLALPPSLSGVHLVFHVSMFRKHYGDLSHVLECSTMHLDEDLTYDMEPVAILDRQV from the exons atggattttgtagttggacttccatggaccttgaggaaattttatgcagtatgggttattgtggatagactgacaaAGTcttcacatttcattccagttgtgattacctactcttcagagaggCTGGCTCatatttacattcgtgagattgtccgccttcacg GTGCATGGGATCAGCTTCTTCCattagcagagttcgcctacaacaataacTTTCAATCAAGTATCCAGATTGCTCATTATGAGGCCTTATACGGGAGGCAATGTCGTTCTCTTGTTGGTTGGTTTGATCCTGGGAtggctaggttattgggcactgatttgattcatgatgctctggagaag gttctgctaagagtttcacccatgaagggtgtgatgagattcgggaagaaggggaaGTTGAGTCCTCGATATATTGTCCCTTTTGACatgcttgagagagttggagagatgTCCTacaaacttgccttgccacctagtttatcgggtgttcacctagtgtttcatgtatctatgttccgGAAGCATTATGGTGATCTGTCACATGTCTTGGAATGCAGCACGATGCATCTagatgaggatttgacttatgatatggagccagtggccattttggaccggcaggtttGA